In Macaca nemestrina isolate mMacNem1 chromosome 11, mMacNem.hap1, whole genome shotgun sequence, a single window of DNA contains:
- the LOC139357046 gene encoding putative POTE ankyrin domain family member M, whose protein sequence is MVAEVGSMPAASSVKKPFGFRSTMAKWCCHCLPCRRGSGKSNLGASGDQDDSAVKTLRSKMAKWCCHCFPCCRGSGKSNLGASGDQDDSAVKTVRSSKSNVGAWEEYDDSAFMEPRYHVRREDLDKLHRAAWWGKVPRKDLIVMLRDTDVNKMDKQKRTALHLASANGNSEVVKLLLDRQCQLNVLDNKNRTALTKAVQCQEDECALMLLEHGTDPNIPDEYGNTALHYAIYNEDKLMAKVLLLHGAAIESKNKHDLTPLLLGVREQKQQVVKFLIKKKANLNAFDRYGRTALILAVCCGSASLVSLLLEQNIDVSSQDLSGQTAREYAVSSHHNVICQLFSDYKEKRILKISSENSNPENAVIDEITPKRIRDWPNTYTYTKALGEMVVQQESRSLTIAIIRPSIVGATWHKPFPGWVDNLNGPSRLIIAARSGRHAWAWPPAAPAGTPAPPRGDRERLGVPGLCPGLWQRR, encoded by the exons ATGGTGGCTGAGGTTGGTTCCATGCCGGCTGCGTCCTCTGTGAAGAAGCCATTTGGTTTCAGGAGCACGATGGCCAAGTGGTGCTGCCACTGCCTCCCCTGCCGCAGGGGGAGCGGCAAGAGCAACCTGGGCGCTTCTGGAGACCAGGACGACTCCGCTGTGAAGACATtgaggagcaagatggccaagtgGTGCTGCCACTGCTTCCCCTGCTGCAGGGGGAGCGGCAAGAGCAACCTGGGCGCTTCTGGAGACCAGGATGACTCCGCTGTGAAGACAGTCAGGAGCAGCAAGAGCAACGTGGGCGCTTGGGAAGAATACGACGACAGCGCCTTCATGGAGCCGAGGTACCACGTCCGTCGAGAAGATCTGGACAAGCTCCACAGAGCTGCCTGGTGGGGTAAAGTCCCCAGAAAGGATCTCATCGTCATGCTCAGGGACACTGACGTGAACAAGATGGACAAGCAAAAGAG GACTGCTCTACATCTGGCCTCTGCCAATGGGAATTCAGAAGTAGTAAAACTCCTGCTGGACAGACAATGTCAACTTAATGTCCTTGACAACAAAAACAGGACAGCTCTGACAAAG GCCGTACAATGCCAAGAAGATGAATGTGCGTTAATGTTGCTAGAACATGGCACTGATCCAAATATTCCAGATGAGTATGGAAATACCGCTCTACACTATGCTATCTACAATGAAGATAAATTAATGGCCAAAGTGCTGCTTTTACATGGTGCTGCTATTGAATCAAAAAACAAG CATGACCTCACACCGCTGTTACTTGGCGTACGTGAACAAAAACAGCAAGTGGTGaaatttttaatcaagaaaaaagctAATTTAAATGCATTTGATAGATATGGAAG AACTGCTCTCATACTTGCTGTATGTTGTGGATCAGCAAGTCTAGTCAGCCTTCTACTTGAGCAAAATATTGATGTATCTTCTCAAGATCTGTCTGGACAGACGGCCAGAGAGTATGCTGTTTCTAGTCATCATAATGT AATTTGCCAGTTATTTTCTGACTACAAAGAAAAACGGATActaaaaatctcttctgaaaatagcAATCCAG AGAACGCTGTTATTGACGAGATCACACCCAAGCGGATCAGAGATTGGCCCAATACTTACACCTACACCAAGGCCTTGGGAGAAATGGTGGTGCAGCAGGAGAGCAGGAGCCTAACCATCGCCATCATAAGGCCTTCCATTGTGGGAGCAACGTGGCATAAGCCTTTCCCA gGTTGGGTTGATAATCTAAATGGACCTAGCCGACTCATTATTGCG GCCAGGAGCGGCCGCCACGCTTGGGCTTGGCCTCCAGCAGCTCCAGCGGGGACGCCGGCGCCACCACGAGGAGACCGCGAGCGACTGGGGGTGCCAGGCCTATGCCCAGGGCTGTGGCAGCGGCGCTGA